The following are encoded together in the Capillibacterium thermochitinicola genome:
- the disA gene encoding DNA integrity scanning diadenylate cyclase DisA, with protein MVAPGTALYEGLENILRARTGALIVVGDSEKVMQVVDGGYQINAELNPANLYELAKMDGAIILSSDAKRILYANTHLTPDSIIPTRETGSRHRTAERVAIQTGEMVIAISQRRNLITLFKGNLRHVLRDVSTILVKANQALQTLEKYKSVLDQALVNLSALEFEDLVTITEVATVVQRTAMVSRIAKEIEIYIYELGTEGRLVNMQLEELMYDVEEEGLLVLKDYIPNLEQLEKVQEELFGRSYEELVDLAGVAKEMGFSVQSLDVPVTPRGYRILKKIPKLPFPVIENLVHRFGNLQNIVGASIEELDEVEGIGEVRARSIKDGLRRLREQVLLDRHI; from the coding sequence ATGGTCGCGCCGGGAACAGCCCTTTATGAAGGCTTGGAAAACATTTTGCGCGCGCGAACCGGAGCGCTGATCGTTGTGGGGGACAGCGAAAAGGTGATGCAAGTAGTGGACGGGGGCTATCAGATCAACGCGGAGCTTAACCCGGCGAACCTCTACGAGTTGGCCAAGATGGATGGTGCCATCATCTTAAGCAGCGACGCGAAGCGTATTCTTTACGCCAACACCCATTTAACGCCGGACTCCATCATTCCGACCCGGGAAACCGGTTCCCGACACCGCACGGCGGAACGGGTGGCGATTCAAACCGGAGAAATGGTGATTGCCATATCCCAGCGGCGTAATCTGATTACCCTTTTCAAGGGGAACTTGCGTCATGTCCTTCGTGATGTGAGCACAATTTTAGTGAAAGCAAACCAAGCCTTGCAAACCCTTGAGAAATATAAAAGTGTGCTTGACCAGGCGCTGGTTAATTTAAGTGCCTTGGAGTTTGAAGACCTGGTGACCATTACGGAAGTGGCCACCGTGGTGCAGCGTACGGCGATGGTCTCGCGGATTGCGAAGGAGATCGAGATCTACATCTATGAACTGGGGACGGAAGGCCGTTTGGTGAACATGCAGTTGGAAGAGTTGATGTATGATGTGGAGGAAGAAGGACTCCTGGTCTTGAAGGACTATATTCCCAATCTTGAACAGTTGGAAAAGGTCCAGGAGGAACTGTTCGGTCGGAGTTATGAAGAGTTGGTGGATTTAGCGGGAGTAGCTAAAGAGATGGGCTTTTCGGTCCAGTCTTTGGATGTGCCGGTCACTCCACGTGGTTACCGGATCTTAAAAAAGATTCCGAAACTTCCCTTCCCGGTCATTGAAAACCTGGTTCATCGGTTTGGCAACCTCCAGAATATTGTGGGGGCTTCGATTGAGGAATTGGATGAAGTGGAAGGGATCGGCGAGGTAAGAGCCCGTTCGATCAAAGATGGGCTGCGGCGTCTGCGGGAACAAGTCTTGTTGGACCGCCATATCTGA
- a CDS encoding CarD family transcriptional regulator: MFNVGDRIVYPMHGAGVIVGIEQRNVSGTPEDYYIIKLASGEMKVMIPVCNKDLVGLREIISKDEVEKVLEVLRNKEMDMSSNWNRRYRENMEKIKSGNIYDVAEVVSGLSLRDREKGLSTGERKMLENAKNILYSELAMVEDLDEEQVQSMVEECLN; this comes from the coding sequence ATGTTTAATGTTGGAGACAGGATAGTATACCCCATGCACGGGGCCGGAGTCATCGTGGGCATCGAGCAGCGGAACGTATCCGGAACCCCGGAAGATTATTATATAATCAAGCTCGCCAGCGGAGAGATGAAGGTAATGATTCCTGTTTGCAACAAAGATCTGGTCGGTCTACGGGAGATTATCAGCAAGGATGAAGTGGAGAAAGTCCTTGAAGTGCTCAGAAATAAAGAGATGGATATGTCGTCGAACTGGAATCGGCGTTACCGGGAAAACATGGAGAAGATCAAGTCTGGCAATATTTATGATGTGGCTGAGGTCGTCAGTGGTTTGTCCTTGCGGGACCGGGAGAAAGGACTCTCGACTGGGGAACGAAAAATGCTGGAGAACGCCAAAAACATTCTTTACAGCGAATTAGCGATGGTGGAGGACCTTGACGAAGAACAGGTGCAGTCAATGGTGGAGGAATGTCTAAATTAG
- a CDS encoding PIN/TRAM domain-containing protein, translated as MFTKILTVLFGLSTGFAGYYFVFSFFPHLHWLVISACAFVGLVLGYLLAKFLIPALWLKIEESFQKTTVPELIIEGLGIFFGLLLSGLFVVAMPLTRLPGPLGNTLALLIILMITGTIGRLTHRKKDEILNFLGATTRIGERGGGKGRFPAGKASYKVLDTSSIIDGRIMDVAQTGFMEGIFIVPGFVVAELQRIADSSDSLKRNRGRRGLDILNKMQKDSSITIRIYDQDFEDLSDVDTKIVRLAKVLGAKVITNDFNLNKVAELYGVQVLNINELANAIKPIILPGEEVVIQVIKDGKEMGQGIAYLEDGTMIVVDGGRQYIGEEITVTVTSVLQTAAGRMIFAKPKEGIVAKASSLS; from the coding sequence TTGTTTACAAAGATTTTAACAGTTTTATTTGGCTTATCTACCGGTTTTGCTGGTTATTATTTTGTCTTTTCCTTCTTTCCCCATCTCCACTGGCTGGTTATCTCCGCTTGTGCTTTTGTGGGTTTGGTCTTGGGTTATCTTTTGGCGAAGTTTCTCATCCCCGCCTTGTGGTTAAAGATTGAAGAGAGCTTTCAGAAGACGACGGTTCCGGAACTGATCATCGAGGGATTGGGCATCTTTTTTGGGTTACTCCTCTCTGGTTTGTTTGTTGTGGCCATGCCCCTTACCCGCTTGCCCGGTCCGTTGGGCAACACTTTGGCGTTACTGATTATTCTGATGATCACCGGCACGATCGGCCGTCTGACCCACCGCAAAAAGGATGAGATCCTTAATTTCCTGGGCGCAACCACGAGAATAGGTGAAAGAGGTGGAGGTAAAGGGCGTTTCCCCGCGGGGAAGGCGTCTTATAAAGTTTTGGATACCAGTAGTATTATTGACGGGCGGATTATGGACGTGGCCCAGACCGGTTTTATGGAAGGGATCTTTATCGTTCCCGGCTTTGTCGTGGCGGAACTACAAAGAATTGCCGATTCGTCCGATTCGCTCAAACGGAACCGCGGACGCCGCGGGTTGGATATATTAAACAAAATGCAGAAAGACAGCAGTATTACGATTCGCATTTACGACCAGGATTTTGAAGATTTAAGCGATGTGGACACCAAAATTGTCCGCCTGGCCAAAGTTTTGGGCGCGAAGGTGATCACCAACGATTTCAACCTGAATAAGGTGGCTGAGTTATACGGGGTTCAGGTCCTGAACATCAATGAACTGGCCAATGCGATCAAGCCGATCATCCTCCCCGGGGAAGAGGTTGTGATCCAGGTGATCAAGGACGGGAAAGAAATGGGGCAAGGCATTGCCTATCTGGAAGACGGCACCATGATTGTGGTTGATGGCGGACGTCAGTATATTGGCGAAGAGATTACGGTGACGGTCACCAGTGTCCTGCAGACCGCCGCCGGACGGATGATCTTTGCCAAGCCCAAAGAGGGTATAGTGGCGAAGGCTTCCTCCCTTTCGTAG
- a CDS encoding helix-turn-helix domain-containing protein codes for MAIITRLDRVLADRKMALNELAERVQISVVNLSNLKTGKVKAIRFSTLNAICRALNCQPGDLLEYVPDEAGEVESRS; via the coding sequence TTGGCAATTATCACAAGACTGGACCGGGTGCTGGCCGACCGGAAAATGGCCCTTAATGAGCTGGCGGAACGGGTCCAGATTTCCGTAGTTAATCTTTCAAATTTAAAAACGGGCAAGGTGAAAGCAATTCGCTTTTCCACCCTGAATGCCATCTGTCGTGCACTAAACTGCCAACCGGGTGATCTCTTGGAATACGTGCCGGATGAAGCAGGAGAAGTTGAAAGTAGGAGCTAA
- the ispF gene encoding 2-C-methyl-D-erythritol 2,4-cyclodiphosphate synthase — protein sequence MEKRTDWQVVAIIPAAGSGRRMRTPGQPKTQKLLLPLAGKTILRRTLEALSLPEITAFFLPVAPEDQPFFAEELKAAGLGQEVIFCAGGPERQDSIANALAAVESWSGWRVPPEQRLVVIHDAARPLVETETIRLALAVAQETWAACVGVPVKDTIKVVGPDGVITQTPDRRTLWAAQTPQVFSWPLLRQAYAQAQAGGEKMTDDAALVERTGHPVRIVPGSYRNLKITTPEDIPAAAALLNAVEAGQATGEMTGEEAPVLTAETAASGSRPAPTVPALRVGQGFDVHRLVTGRRLVLGGVEIPAPVGLAGHSDADVLIHAVMDALLGAAGAGDIGELFPDTDPAYCGIDSTLLLREVMAKLKAAGWKPVNLDVTVIAQKPKLAPYRGKIRARLATLLGLPETAVNVKATTTEGLGFTGREEGIAAQAVVLLESISFSSPASCPEA from the coding sequence ATGGAGAAGCGGACCGATTGGCAGGTGGTGGCCATAATCCCGGCGGCCGGTTCCGGGCGGCGGATGCGGACACCAGGACAGCCCAAGACGCAGAAACTACTCCTTCCTTTAGCGGGGAAAACCATTTTGCGGCGTACCCTGGAAGCGTTGTCCCTCCCGGAGATCACCGCCTTTTTCCTTCCGGTGGCCCCGGAAGACCAGCCGTTCTTTGCCGAAGAGCTAAAGGCGGCCGGTCTTGGGCAAGAGGTGATTTTCTGTGCGGGGGGACCGGAACGGCAGGATTCGATCGCCAATGCCCTGGCGGCCGTGGAAAGTTGGTCGGGTTGGCGGGTGCCGCCGGAGCAGCGTTTGGTGGTGATCCATGACGCCGCCCGGCCGTTGGTGGAAACGGAGACCATACGCCTGGCCCTTGCCGTAGCCCAAGAAACCTGGGCGGCTTGCGTTGGGGTTCCGGTGAAAGACACCATTAAAGTGGTGGGGCCCGACGGGGTTATAACACAAACCCCGGACCGGCGAACCCTGTGGGCGGCCCAGACGCCCCAGGTCTTTTCCTGGCCGCTTCTGCGGCAGGCCTATGCTCAGGCCCAGGCGGGTGGGGAGAAAATGACCGATGATGCGGCGTTGGTGGAAAGGACCGGCCATCCGGTCCGGATTGTTCCCGGTTCCTACCGGAACCTAAAGATCACCACCCCGGAGGATATCCCGGCGGCCGCTGCCCTGCTAAACGCGGTAGAAGCGGGCCAAGCGACGGGGGAAATGACGGGGGAAGAGGCCCCGGTGTTGACGGCAGAAACGGCGGCGTCCGGGTCGCGGCCGGCGCCTACAGTGCCTGCGCTCCGGGTGGGGCAAGGGTTTGATGTCCACCGGCTGGTGACAGGACGCCGTTTGGTCCTAGGTGGAGTGGAGATCCCCGCTCCGGTGGGGTTGGCCGGTCATTCCGACGCGGATGTCCTAATCCACGCGGTGATGGATGCCCTCCTGGGGGCCGCCGGGGCGGGCGACATCGGGGAACTGTTTCCGGATACCGATCCGGCTTATTGCGGGATCGACAGCACGCTGCTTTTAAGGGAAGTAATGGCCAAACTGAAGGCGGCGGGCTGGAAACCGGTTAACCTGGACGTGACCGTGATTGCGCAGAAACCGAAACTGGCCCCTTACCGGGGCAAGATCCGGGCGCGGCTGGCGACCCTGCTGGGACTGCCGGAGACGGCCGTCAATGTAAAAGCAACCACCACTGAGGGTTTGGGTTTCACCGGACGGGAGGAAGGAATTGCCGCCCAGGCGGTGGTGCTCCTTGAATCCATTTCCTTTTCTTCTCCGGCTTCTTGCCCCGAGGCATAA
- a CDS encoding thiamine ABC transporter substrate-binding protein, with translation MVLKRRGLLLVLVLVLVLVFSLLWRGYFGRPERPLTVYTYASFPPVLVEQIVNHFQKEYGVKVEFRSFSDTGPLLNQLAQEKEKPQADVVIGLDNNYLPKALELGIFTPYKPQAADRIRPDLIFDPEFHMTPFDYGYVVFNYDSERLESVPASHRDLLKPEYKGKIVVENPLTSSPGQVFLLTTIALFGEEGYLDFWRALKPNLLTITPGWDEAYGIFTSGEVPLVVSYGASPVYHLIAEGTERYKALVLDGGAYAQIEGVGIVKGTPNLQNAERLVDYILSPEFQALIPENQFMYPVRSDVKLPDSFRVAAQADRLLNLPPDQVAANLERWLSAWEQVINE, from the coding sequence ATGGTTTTAAAAAGAAGGGGCTTACTTTTGGTGCTGGTGTTGGTTTTAGTTTTGGTGTTTTCGCTTCTTTGGCGCGGGTATTTCGGCCGGCCGGAACGGCCGCTCACGGTGTATACCTACGCCAGCTTCCCACCGGTCTTGGTGGAGCAGATCGTCAACCATTTCCAAAAGGAATACGGTGTCAAAGTGGAATTCCGGTCGTTCTCCGACACGGGGCCGCTTCTGAACCAACTGGCTCAAGAGAAGGAGAAACCCCAGGCCGATGTGGTGATTGGCCTTGACAACAACTACTTGCCCAAAGCTTTGGAGCTGGGAATTTTTACCCCCTATAAACCGCAGGCGGCGGACCGGATCCGTCCCGATCTGATTTTTGATCCAGAGTTTCATATGACCCCCTTTGATTACGGGTATGTGGTCTTCAACTACGACAGTGAACGTTTAGAAAGCGTTCCCGCTTCCCACCGGGATCTGCTCAAGCCGGAGTATAAAGGGAAGATCGTGGTGGAGAACCCGCTGACTTCCTCACCGGGACAGGTCTTTCTCCTGACCACCATTGCCCTTTTTGGCGAAGAAGGCTATCTTGATTTCTGGCGGGCCTTAAAACCCAATCTGCTTACGATCACCCCGGGCTGGGATGAAGCTTATGGCATCTTTACCAGCGGCGAGGTACCATTGGTGGTCTCTTACGGGGCCAGTCCGGTTTATCACCTGATCGCGGAGGGAACGGAAAGATATAAAGCACTGGTTCTGGACGGCGGGGCCTACGCCCAGATCGAAGGGGTTGGGATCGTAAAGGGAACCCCCAATTTGCAAAACGCGGAGCGCCTGGTTGATTATATCCTGTCCCCCGAATTCCAGGCGCTGATCCCGGAAAATCAGTTTATGTACCCGGTACGGAGTGACGTCAAACTGCCCGATAGCTTCCGGGTGGCCGCCCAGGCCGATCGGCTGTTGAATCTTCCGCCCGATCAGGTGGCGGCCAATCTTGAACGGTGGTTGTCCGCCTGGGAGCAAGTGATCAACGAATGA
- a CDS encoding ABC transporter permease — MTGVRNRPNTLSLILLVLFFLPVLAVLGQAFLRPQAWPELLAFLRSGQFRRVLAFSVSQAFWSAFFSLVLAVPGAYFFGRYEFPGKQLLRSVMVLPFMLPGILVVLAMVVFYGQNGILNTWLARLFPGRNLAFTGLYGYKGIVLAHVFYNFAFCLRMLGERWERISPKLEEASTALGAGRMITWRRVILPLLVPTIGYLGILVFLYSFLSFTVVLVLGGYLYQTFEVLIYIEYNNKLRFTHASMLAGVQMLLLAGVLALQRWTQRLAQRESGELSPLPPLQLKKYPVKTVLFLFYLAGSLLFFFMPLFFVLFRSFKKRGLPDGSWTLDNYRQLFGTSFRFVVGRELWAVVGTSLVLAVTVGLLTMVLAYILARARRQKPWGGIDLWLQLPMGISFLTFAFGLLKLVGPTLPPVFLIVWAQVFLAFPLVYALLRTARREWGEELIEAAQSLGASGWELFRTVELPLMRKALSSAFAYGAALSLGDLSAVLVLGQGKVITLSVAVYRLIGHYNFPQAIALGTIFILLAAALFSVVEVGYPGSEPGGHGEGRRQ, encoded by the coding sequence ATGACCGGCGTCAGAAACCGGCCAAACACCTTGTCCCTGATCTTGCTCGTTCTTTTTTTCCTTCCGGTGCTGGCCGTTCTCGGCCAGGCCTTCCTGCGTCCGCAGGCCTGGCCGGAACTGCTGGCCTTTCTTCGTTCCGGACAGTTCCGGCGCGTTTTGGCCTTCAGCGTGAGCCAGGCCTTTTGGAGCGCCTTTTTCAGTTTAGTCTTGGCCGTACCCGGGGCTTATTTTTTCGGGCGCTACGAGTTTCCAGGGAAACAACTCCTCCGGAGTGTGATGGTTCTTCCTTTTATGCTTCCGGGGATCCTGGTTGTCCTGGCCATGGTCGTCTTTTACGGACAAAACGGCATCCTCAACACCTGGCTGGCGCGGCTTTTCCCCGGACGCAACTTGGCTTTCACCGGATTGTACGGGTATAAAGGGATTGTGTTGGCGCACGTTTTTTACAACTTCGCCTTTTGTCTGCGGATGTTGGGGGAGCGCTGGGAGCGGATCAGTCCGAAGTTGGAGGAGGCCTCGACCGCTTTGGGCGCGGGGCGGATGATCACTTGGCGACGGGTGATCCTGCCGCTTTTGGTGCCCACCATTGGTTATCTGGGGATCCTGGTCTTTCTCTATTCCTTCCTCAGTTTTACCGTCGTCCTGGTACTGGGCGGCTATCTGTACCAGACTTTTGAAGTGCTGATTTATATCGAATACAATAATAAACTCCGTTTTACCCATGCTTCCATGCTGGCCGGGGTGCAAATGCTGCTGCTGGCCGGAGTCCTCGCCCTGCAGCGGTGGACTCAGCGGCTGGCCCAGCGGGAAAGCGGCGAACTTAGTCCGCTGCCGCCTTTGCAATTGAAAAAATATCCGGTTAAAACCGTGCTTTTCCTCTTTTATCTGGCCGGCAGTCTGCTTTTCTTTTTTATGCCCCTGTTTTTTGTCCTCTTCCGCTCCTTTAAAAAAAGAGGGCTGCCCGACGGGAGCTGGACGTTGGATAATTACCGGCAACTGTTCGGGACGAGTTTCCGTTTTGTGGTGGGGCGTGAGTTATGGGCGGTGGTCGGGACCAGTCTCGTCTTGGCGGTTACCGTGGGTCTGCTCACGATGGTCCTCGCCTATATACTGGCCCGGGCGCGGCGGCAAAAGCCATGGGGAGGAATTGACCTTTGGCTGCAATTGCCGATGGGGATCTCCTTTTTGACCTTCGCCTTTGGCCTGTTGAAACTGGTTGGACCCACCCTGCCGCCGGTGTTCTTAATCGTTTGGGCTCAGGTCTTTCTGGCTTTTCCTCTGGTCTATGCGCTTTTACGTACGGCGCGGCGGGAGTGGGGGGAAGAATTGATTGAAGCCGCCCAAAGTTTAGGTGCGTCCGGGTGGGAACTTTTCCGCACGGTGGAACTGCCGTTGATGCGGAAAGCATTAAGCAGTGCTTTTGCTTACGGGGCCGCCCTCTCGTTGGGCGATCTCTCGGCGGTTTTAGTGTTAGGCCAGGGGAAAGTGATCACACTGTCGGTGGCGGTCTATCGTTTGATTGGACATTACAATTTTCCGCAGGCGATTGCGTTGGGGACCATCTTTATCTTGCTGGCGGCGGCGCTCTTTTCAGTGGTCGAGGTGGGTTATCCCGGTTCGGAACCCGGCGGGCACGGGGAAGGGAGGAGGCAATGA
- a CDS encoding ABC transporter ATP-binding protein, whose amino-acid sequence MTKNFLQIDVTKDYPEFRLTANLTVGEGEFFSLVGPSGCGKTTLLRLISGLVQPDQGRIVLDGRDLTTVPVADRRIGFVFQDYALFPHLTVGENIEYGLKVRRLPAARRRERVQAMLSVFEITALADRRVQELSGGERQRVALARALAPEPLLLLLDEPFAALDYSLRRRLRRELKELQIKLGFTVIFVTHQQEEALALSERLAVMQAGRILQVGTATEVYTSPAHPFVATFLGDANLIPCNALPTAEGLLIRPRDGQEFIIPAAENQGNDAGETEKTGGCYYLMVRPEDVILETETPIYRGTITTWEYLGYASYAEVKTDHGLTIKVLTGKETRYALGARVGFSFRRTALKLLPINEHPSS is encoded by the coding sequence ATGACGAAAAACTTTTTACAGATCGATGTCACCAAGGATTACCCGGAGTTTCGGTTAACGGCCAACCTGACCGTGGGGGAGGGCGAGTTTTTCTCGTTGGTCGGACCCAGTGGCTGCGGGAAAACCACCCTGCTCCGGTTGATCTCCGGTTTGGTCCAGCCCGACCAGGGGCGGATTGTTCTCGACGGCCGGGATCTGACCACGGTTCCCGTGGCCGACCGGCGGATCGGTTTTGTTTTTCAGGATTATGCGCTTTTTCCCCACTTGACTGTAGGCGAAAACATCGAATATGGCCTTAAGGTCCGGCGTCTGCCCGCGGCGCGACGCCGGGAGCGGGTCCAAGCCATGCTGTCGGTCTTCGAGATTACCGCGCTGGCCGACCGGCGGGTCCAGGAGCTTTCCGGCGGGGAAAGGCAGCGGGTGGCTCTGGCCCGTGCTCTGGCTCCCGAACCTTTGCTTCTCCTCCTGGATGAACCTTTTGCCGCTCTAGATTATAGCTTGCGGCGGCGTCTCCGGCGCGAACTGAAAGAGCTCCAGATTAAACTGGGCTTTACCGTCATCTTCGTCACCCACCAGCAGGAGGAAGCCCTCGCTCTTTCGGAAAGGTTGGCGGTGATGCAAGCCGGCCGGATTCTTCAGGTGGGGACGGCAACCGAAGTCTATACCAGCCCGGCACATCCTTTTGTGGCCACCTTTCTTGGTGATGCCAACCTGATTCCGTGTAACGCCTTGCCCACCGCCGAAGGGCTGCTGATTCGCCCCCGGGACGGACAGGAGTTTATCATTCCGGCCGCGGAAAACCAGGGGAACGACGCAGGGGAGACGGAGAAAACCGGCGGGTGCTATTACCTGATGGTCCGCCCCGAAGATGTGATTCTTGAGACCGAAACCCCCATTTACCGCGGGACAATTACCACCTGGGAGTATCTGGGATACGCCTCGTATGCCGAGGTGAAAACCGACCACGGCTTGACCATCAAAGTTTTAACCGGAAAAGAGACCCGTTATGCACTGGGAGCAAGGGTCGGTTTTTCTTTCCGGAGAACTGCCTTGAAATTGCTCCCCATAAATGAGCATCCATCATCATAG